tgaaaacaaaaaaatgtcaaaaagaaacTTTGGACACCAGACTGAAATAAAAACTAGAGTTGCtgttttgattaaataaatttattggatCAATAGAGAAAGAAGGTTCATCATGAAATCCATCAATGCAGTAACTGTCACAGTCATCCTAATGAGGCAGAACTGCCAGGTGTCAGGTGAATTTCACCTTGTCCTACTTCATGAGGTAAACTTAAGGAACTGGTAGGTTCTGTATAGTTCAAAAACAGACCATATTAGACTTCCAGTGCAGGATCAACATCTTCCAAAAGTGATGCTGAGGACATGTGGCATTCAGAATCTGTGAATCTTGGTGTTATGAATATATAGGTTAAGAATCTCTCATGGTTTTATTCCTTAGTAGTATCCAAAGCCAGAGCCATAGCCAGAGCCACATCCATAACCACAGCCACAGAGGGACCGGGAGCCATATCCATAGCCacagccatatccacagcccagGTTGCGGAAGCCACAGCCCAGGCCTCCATAGCCAAAGCCCAGGCCTCCATAGCCACAGCCTCCATTGCCATAGCCCATGCCTCCGTAACCATAGCCCAGGCCTCCATAGCCACAGCATCCATAGCCACGGCCTCCATAGTAGTTTCCGTAGTAGCTGCCACACATGGTGTTGGTTGTTGAGTGGAGAGTTTGTCCTTGGGTAGAAAAGGAGTGTAGGTGACGAGTCTGGACAATTGTTCCTGTAGAAGGCCTTTTATATGCCTTCAGAGTGGGTGGGACCCATCACATGTGCTCATGCCATTGGCCTATTTTATGACTAATATAATTAATGTGTTATTAAAAGAGCAGTGGGTTGTGCCTTGAGGCATTTAAGAGGCATGTTTTAATGCATTAAGTAGCATTTTAATAAGATCATAGAGTCACACATAGCAGATCTTTAgtttaaaattctaaaaccagGTATAATGTAAAGAAAGAGAATCCTTGATAGTTTGAATTGACTTGCTGTTAACCCTAAATCACTATTTTTCTCCTtgactgttagagtctgtaaacaagtcaaaataacacctggcattttgtcaggggaatgttagagttcgtaaacaagtctggatggtgcctggcaaaatgccagcgggagtggtttgagaagtaacaaaagcgagccattaagtgtggagattcctgattggttgactgatgtatgctaattagataagctgtgtggaatgtataaatactgctcctgtcctgcaataaacggctcctactcctgctgtatcaatgcacacaagttgttcgttccccacccccccccacccccccaccccccccccggttattttgctgcagcagtACTGCGGCACTTGACCTTCCATAATTACAGTCTTCCTATGGggtattttaaatatctgttccTGTCCAGGGACAAATAGTAGAGTGTTGGGGTGGCTTGTGATGAGATTAAGGAATAGAAGATAACTTAGAACCCCCCCCCCTTATTTATGAGAGATTAGAGGACAGGAAAGTTACTGATTTCCCatctaaatacaaaattcaagtaaataaaaatgaatttaatgcaataaaagagacaaaactattttataattcatccaaaatttttcctttttatgtaggTTTCTTTGCAGACATTTTTCTTGGTATACAAAATTCATAAATACATTATTTGTGACAAAATTTTACTCATTGTCTTTCTTGATAGAAGCATTAGTTGCAGATAGATCTTCAATATCCCAATgtatattttcccaaatgaaatgACATTAACTGGAACTTTTACTCCAAAGATTCAACAAAttcaaccatccatccatccatccatttatcaatccattcatccattcactcatcATCAAATATATATAGTTTCAATGACAATTGTCAGAATCATAAAAATTTATGTTATCATCAATAGATCTTAACCAATAATGGGActccattttgcattttttaaacaaaatctcatatatttttttaaattaaaatttaaatagcttTG
This Marmota flaviventris isolate mMarFla1 chromosome 8, mMarFla1.hap1, whole genome shotgun sequence DNA region includes the following protein-coding sequences:
- the LOC139706752 gene encoding keratin-associated protein 6-1-like, with translation MCGSYYGNYYGGRGYGCCGYGGLGYGYGGMGYGNGGCGYGGLGFGYGGLGCGFRNLGCGYGCGYGYGSRSLCGCGYGCGSGYGSGFGYY